The following proteins are co-located in the Phocoena phocoena chromosome 1, mPhoPho1.1, whole genome shotgun sequence genome:
- the TOR3A gene encoding torsin-3A — MRVSVPGRRLARPGSRGRRALPACGSRGNANPRPIRASEVPAPPRPPVAGKGRGGRAAEGPAADPAMPRDPRSPLWLLLLLLLLLPPPGTWGDGGRARPTEGAEEAGSAGSWSAFQGLREQLRAAGALCRRYWALFSCRVWPEGCRQDEEPPARPPGWSLPLLGQQYLDILTTWYCSFQDCCDSGDCRIINNFTGLEADLRVRLHGQHLARELVLTAARGYLELPQPDKALALSFHGWSGTGKNFVARMLAENLYRDGLRSDCVKVFVATLHFPHHKYVDLYQEQLAGQIRKTQEHCHQTLFILDEAEKLHPGLLEALRPHLEHQAPENPKAKSPRTIFLFLSNLGGNIINEVVLNLLKAGWSREEIGMEHLEPQLQAGIVEATDSGFGHSCLVKENLIDFFIPFLPLEYRHVRLCARDAFLSQELLYTEEALDEIAKMMVYVPKEEQLFSSQGCKSVSQRINYFMP; from the exons ATGCGGGTTTCGGTTCCCGGCCGGCGTCTGGCTCGCCCTGGGTCACGTGGGAGGCGAGCTCTGCCCGCCTGCGGTTCCCGTGGCAACGCCAATCCCCGGCCAATCCGGGCCTCGGAAGTGCCGGCGCCGCCCCGCCCACCAGTGGCTGGAAAGGGCCGTGGAGGACGGGCGGCGGAGGGACCGGCTGCCGACCCGGCCATGCCTCGCGACCCGCGGAGTCCGCTCTGGCTcctgctcctgctgctgctgctgctgccgcccccgGGCACGTGGGGAGACGGCGGCCGCGCGAGGCCGACGGAGGGAGCCGAGGAGGCGGGCTCGGCCGGGTCCTGGTCGGCCTTCCAGGGCCTGCGGGAGCAGCTGAGGGCGGCCGGCGCCCTCTGCAGACGCTACTGGGCTCTCTTCAGCTGCCGCGTGTGGCCCGAGGGATGCAGGCAGGATGAGGAGCCGCCGGCGCGGCCCCCGG GCTGGAGCCTTCCCCTGTTGGGCCAGCAGTACCTGGATATCCTGACCACCTGGTACTGCAGCTTCCAGGACTGTTGTGACAGTGGGGACTGCAGGATCATCAATAACTTCACAG GCCTAGAGGCGGATCTGCGCGTGCGCCTGCACGGCCAGCACCTGGCCCGGGAGCTGGTCCTGACAGCAGCCAGGGGCTACTTGGAGCTGCCCCAGCCAGACAAGGCCCTGGCTCTGTCGTTCCACGGCTGGTCTGGCACAGGCAAGAACTTCGTGGCACGGATGCTGGCAGAGAACCTGTACCGGGACGGGCTGAGGAGCGACTGTGTCAAGGTGTTCGTCGCCACGTTGCACTTTCCTCACCACAAGTATGTGGACCTGTACCAG GAGCAGCTGGCAGGCCAGATCAGGAAGACGCAGGAGCACTGCCACCAGACCCTGTTCATTTTAGATGAGGCTGAGAAGCTGCACCCAGGACTGCTAGAGGCCCTCAGGCCACACCTGGAACACCAGGCCCCCGAGAACCCGAAGGCCAAGTCCCCGAGaaccatctttctttttctcag TAACCTTGGGGGCAATATCATCAATGAGGTAGTCCTGAACCTGCTTAAGGCTGGGTGGTCCCGGGAAGAAATTGGGATGGAGCACTTGGAGCCCCAACTCCAGGCTGGGATTGTGGAAGCCACAG ACAGTGGCTTTGGACACAGCTGTCTTGTGAAGGAAAACCTGATTGACTTCTTCATCCCCTTCCTGCCACTGGAGTATCGTCACGTGAGGCTGTGTGCACGTGATGCTTTCCTGAGCCAAGAGCTCCTGTATACGGAAGAGGCACTAGATGAAATCGCCAAGATGATGGTGTACGTCCCCAAGGAGGAACAACTCTTCTCTTCTCAGGGATGCAAATCTGTTTCCCAGAGAATTAACTATTTCATGCCTTGA